The Caldisericaceae bacterium genomic sequence CTTCACCCTTTTGACGGTTGCCTCATCTCCAATTACTGCAACACAGATATCACCCTCTAAAACAGGGATATCTGGGTCCACAATGACAAGATCGCCGTCCTCGATATGAGAATTGACCATACTATCTCCTCTAACCTTCAAAACAAACGCATGTGGGTGCCTCCTTGGATCAATAGGAAAAGGTAAGAAACCTTGAATTTCCTCAACTGCAACTACAGGATCACCAGCATGCACTGAGCCTACAAGTGGAAATTTATTAATGACTGGTGCAAGGACTGTGATTGACCTAGCTTTGCCTTGGGTTTTCACATATCCAATTTTTTCTAATCTCTTTATATAACCGTGGACTGTTGCAACAGATTTTAAACCCAATTTCTCTTTTAGTTCCCTATAAGTTGGGGAAACACCTTGAGATGTAAAGTCAACAATTGCATTCAAAACTGCCTGCTGCTTTTTAGTAAGTTTTCTTTCCATGAATACACCTCAACATATTATACGAACATTTTTTCATTTTTCAAACTAAATGAAAGTAGTTATAGAGATTGGTGCGGGAGAAGGGATTTGAACCCTTACGGGGGTTACCCACTGGAACCTGAATCCAGCGCG encodes the following:
- the lexA gene encoding transcriptional repressor LexA, which encodes MERKLTKKQQAVLNAIVDFTSQGVSPTYRELKEKLGLKSVATVHGYIKRLEKIGYVKTQGKARSITVLAPVINKFPLVGSVHAGDPVVAVEEIQGFLPFPIDPRRHPHAFVLKVRGDSMVNSHIEDGDLVIVDPDIPVLEGDICVAVIGDEATVKRVKKFKDGVYLVPENPAYKPIFITRDVKIIGKVIGLYRGISK